A single genomic interval of Armigeres subalbatus isolate Guangzhou_Male chromosome 1, GZ_Asu_2, whole genome shotgun sequence harbors:
- the LOC134216046 gene encoding cuticle protein 21.3 encodes MAFKFVILAAAVVACVSAAAPAAYSIAAPSLDYHSVGASHEHTVKGLYGQNVLSQYSKAVDSPHSSVRVHNSRLTNDAYGYGPHYAAAAYAPHYAAAAAYPAAHIAAPAIRYAAPAIAHPAVSYAAAPVVKAAYPAYGAAAYPAAYGHPAAYAHPAAYAHPAAYGHAAIASPLAYKAPLAAAPIAAHPGAVVSFAGLGAQYAW; translated from the exons ATGGCCTTCAAG TTCGTCATTCTGGCAGCCGCCGTGGTTGCGTGTGTGTCTGCCGCCGCCCCAGCCGCCTACTCGATTGCCGCCCCCAGCCTGGACTACCACTCCGTCGGTGCCAGTCACGAGCACACCGTCAAGGGACTGTACGGCCAAAATGTTCTGTCCCAGTACTCGAAGGCGGTGGACTCGCCGCACTCGTCGGTCCGCGTGCACAACTCCCGTCTGACCAACGACGCGTACGGATATGGCCCGCACTACGCCGCCGCTGCATATGCTCCACACTACGCCGCTGCCGCCGCCTACCCAGCTG CGCATATTGCCGCCCCAGCCATTCGGTACGCCGCCCCAGCTATCG CTCACCCAGCTGTGTCCTACGCCGCTGCCCCAGTCGTTAAGGCCGCCTATCCAGCCTACGGAGCCGCTGCCTACCCAGCTGCCTATGGCCATCCAGCCGCCTATGCTCATCCAGCCGCGTATGCCCATCCAGCCGCCTATGGCCACGCTGCTATTGCCTCCCCTCTGGCCTACAA GGCTCCACTGGCTGCAGCTCCGATTGCCGCCCATCCAGGAGCCGTCGTCTCGTTCGCTGGCCTTGGCGCTCAGTACGCTTGGTAA